The following are encoded together in the Cicer arietinum cultivar CDC Frontier isolate Library 1 chromosome 2, Cicar.CDCFrontier_v2.0, whole genome shotgun sequence genome:
- the LOC101492852 gene encoding cucumisin-like: MEGTSFVYLLLLLVNISSLLLQCHGTSKDELKTYIVYTGKTMDDEVSSLARHQNMLQEVASSKQESKSILKHYKRSFSGFVADLTEEEANKMAVHEGVVSVFPNEKKQVLTTKSWDFIGFPINVERAQPESDIIIGVIDHGIWPESQSFNDIGLSSPPSRWKGPCQAFDFHCNNKIIGARYYKSKIDKDLSVSPRDTNGHGTHIASIAAGNPVSMASMLGFGQGTTRGGASSARIAVYKVCWSTGCEDMDILAAFDDAIADGVDIISFSLGGKITADTHFSDALSIGAFHAMKNGILTVCAAGNSGPNHASVMNVAPWAISVAASTLDRKFVTQVKLGNNKFFEGTSLNNFDLKGELYPLIYSRDAPNKEAGFDGDSSRNCPINSLDEKLVKGKIVLCEGNEGASEAFRVGAAGLLIQGIAYINVAYSFPLPACYLHTKDATKIRKYIHSKRTPTATIFKTNELRDTLAPEVPSFSGRGPNNVTLEILKPDLTAPGVDIIASWPPLSPISEFSGEKRTLEINIVSGTSMSCPHVSGAAGYVKSFHPTWSPAVIRSALMTTAKQMSPTYNQDAEFAYGAGQIDPVKAVNPGMVYDATEIDCISFLCGLGYSQSVLQLITEDVISCFDTVSARDLNYPSFVLKAPRPKHHLSGSFKRTVTNVGLPMSIYRAIVTVPKGLTVSVNPSVLSFTSLGEKKTYVLTIEGKLKKSINSASLVWDDGNFQVRSPIIIFDERAEKGESTKLYCINFIYIVIFNLLFYIIIE, translated from the exons ATGGAAGGGACATCTTTTGTATATCTTTTGCTTCTCCTTGTTAACATTTCTTCACTATTGCTACAATGTCACGGAACATCCAAAGATGAGCTAAAG ACTTACATTGTCTACACCGGCAAGACTATGGACGATGAAGTTTCATCATTGGCCCGTCATCAAAACATGTTACAGGAAGTTGCAAGCAG CAAACAAGAATCAAAGTCTATACTCAAGCACTATAAACGTAGTTTTAGTGGCTTTGTGGCAGACTTAACAGAGGAAGAAGCTAATAAAATGGCCG TGCATGAAGGGGTTGTATCTGTCTTTCCCAATGAAAAAAAACAAGTCCTCACAACAAAATCTTGGGACTTTATTGGTTTTCCAATAAATGTGGAGAGAGCACAACCAGAGAGTGACATTATTATTGGAGTAATCGATCATGGGATTTGGCCGGAGTCTCAGAGTTTCAATGATATAGGATTGAGCTCACCTCCTAGCAGATGGAAGGGACCCTGCCAAGCTTTTGATTTCCACTGCAACAA TAAAATAATTGGAGCTAGatattataaaagtaaaattgataAAGACTTGAGCGTATCTCCAAGAGACACAAATGGGCATGGAACCCATATAGCTTCAATAGCAGCTGGAAACCCTGTTAGCATGGCCAGTATGTTAGGCTTTGGGCAAGGAACGACAAGAGGTGGGGCTTCGTCAGCACGAATTGCCGTTTATAAAGTGTGTTGGTCTACTGGATGCGAGGACATGGACATTCTCGCCGCATTTGATGATGCCATTGCTGATGGAGTCGACATAATTTCGTTCTCGCTTGGAGGAAAAATAACTGCCGATACTCATTTCAGCGATGCATTATCCATTGGTGCATTCCATGCAATGAAAAATGGAATACTAACTGTATGTGCGGCTGGGAACTCAGGTCCAAATCACGCATCAGTAATGAATGTCGCACCTTGGGCAATTTCTGTGGCTGCAAGCACTTTGGATAGAAAATTTGTTACCCAAGTCAAATTAGGgaataacaaattttttgag GGTACCTCTTTGAATAATTTTGATCTAAAGGGAGAATTGTATCCTCTTATCTATTCCAGAGATGCACCGAATAAGGAAGCAGGCTTCGATGGAGATTCATCTCG GAATTGCCCCATCAATTCATTGGATGAAAAATTGGTGAAAGGAAAAATTGTTCTATGCGAAGGAAATGAAGGGGCATCAGAGGCTTTTAGAGTAGGTGCTGCTGGCCTCTTGATACAGGGGATAGCATATATAAATGTCGCATACAGTTTTCCTTTGCCTGCGTGTTATCTTCACACCAAGGATGCCACCAAAATACGCAAATACATACATTCTAAAAG GACTCCAACTgcaacaattttcaaaacaaatgaGTTAAGAGATACTTTGGCACCCGAGGTGCCCTCTTTCTCAGGAAGGGGTCCAAACAATGTTACACTTGAGATTCTCAAG CCTGATTTAACTGCTCCAGGAGTAGATATTATAGCTAGTTGGCCTCCACTTTCCCCAATTTCTGAATTTTCTGGTGAGAAGAGAACATTAGAGATCAATATTGTGTCAGGAACATCAATGTCCTGTCCACATGTTTCTGGTGCAGCAGGGTACGTCAAATCTTTTCATCCTACATGGTCACCTGCTGTTATCCGTTCAGCTCTAATGACAACAG CGAAGCAGATGAGTCCCACTTATAATCAAGATGCAGAATTTGCTTACGGAGCAGGCCAAATTGACCCTGTTAAGGCTGTGAATCCCGGCATGGTATATGATGCCACGGAAATAGACTGCATAAGCTTTTTATGTGGACTAGGCTACAGCCAGTCAGTTTTACAGCTAATCACAGAGGATGTCATTagttgcttcgacactgtatcAGCAAGAGATTTGAATTATCCATCCTTTGTTCTCAAAGCTCCACGTCCCAAACATCACCTAAGTGGAAGCTTTAAAAGGACTGTTACAAATGTTGGATTACCGATGTCGATATATAGAGCAATTGTGACGGTACCTAAAGGACTCACTGTTTCAGTAAACCCCAGTGTTTTGTCGTTCACTTCACtgggagaaaaaaaaacatatgttctcACCATAGAAGGAAAACTAAAGAAGTCTATCAACTCGGCTTCTTTAGTTTGGGATGATGGAAATTTTCAAGTAAGGAgtccaattattatttttgatgaACGAGCAGAGAAAGGCGAGAGTACAAAATTAtattgtataaattttatttatattgtaatttttaatttactattttatatcattattgAATAA